In Burkholderia sp. GAS332, one DNA window encodes the following:
- a CDS encoding sigma54 specific transcriptional regulator, Fis family encodes MRESPHLSSVTPPSGAHLSIARAPEAPVTRVTEVLGGRPSEVSLVRPQEAAVGRLHKPSAAAKETALPQAQAERTLLYVARTPDETLTAHLKSRSWHVMVARSAHELARLLKPDVICTGIVDLASFALRDLGGLEASLRQQQIGWIALATPERLTDPDVRRLIRHYCFDYVKTPVANATIDYLASHAFGMVALCDADEIPPAAPAADDDDEMVGTCDAMQQLFRTIRKVANTDVSVFISGESGTGKELTALAIHERSPRRKAPFIAINCGAIPHHLLQSELFGYERGAFTGANQRKIGRVEAADGGTLLLDEIGDLPLESQASLLRFLQEGKIERLGGHESIPVDVRIISATHVDLEGAMREGQFRADLFHRLCVLRVDEPPLRARGKDIEIIAHHILHKFKTDSARKIRGFTPSAIEALHNYNWPGNVRELINRVRRAIVMAENKLISADDLDLAQFTAQQTVTLSQAREAAEKRAIEAALLRHRHRLNEAAVDLNISRVTLYRLMGHHGLRELSAADEKAAIEAFAADEAPHK; translated from the coding sequence GTGCGCGAATCACCCCATCTGAGCAGCGTTACACCGCCCTCCGGCGCTCATCTGTCAATTGCCCGAGCGCCGGAAGCACCGGTGACACGAGTAACGGAAGTCCTCGGGGGGCGTCCGTCGGAAGTCTCTTTGGTGCGCCCTCAGGAGGCCGCGGTGGGGCGCTTGCACAAACCCTCCGCCGCCGCGAAAGAGACCGCTCTGCCGCAAGCGCAGGCCGAACGCACGTTGTTGTATGTCGCGCGCACGCCGGACGAGACGCTGACCGCCCATCTGAAGAGCCGCAGCTGGCACGTGATGGTCGCCCGCTCGGCGCATGAGCTCGCGCGCCTACTCAAACCTGACGTGATATGCACCGGCATCGTCGACCTGGCCAGCTTTGCGTTGCGCGACCTGGGCGGCCTCGAAGCGAGCCTGCGTCAACAGCAGATCGGCTGGATTGCGCTCGCTACGCCGGAACGCCTCACCGACCCCGACGTGCGGCGCCTGATTCGCCACTACTGCTTCGACTACGTCAAGACACCCGTCGCCAACGCCACGATCGACTACCTCGCCAGTCACGCATTCGGCATGGTGGCGTTGTGCGATGCCGATGAGATCCCGCCGGCCGCGCCCGCCGCCGACGATGACGACGAAATGGTCGGTACCTGCGACGCGATGCAGCAACTGTTTCGCACCATCCGCAAGGTGGCGAACACCGACGTGAGCGTGTTCATCTCCGGCGAGTCGGGTACCGGCAAGGAACTCACGGCGCTCGCGATTCACGAACGCTCGCCGCGCCGCAAGGCGCCGTTCATCGCGATCAATTGCGGCGCGATTCCGCATCATCTGTTGCAGTCCGAACTATTCGGCTACGAGCGCGGCGCGTTCACCGGCGCGAATCAGCGCAAGATCGGCCGGGTCGAAGCCGCCGATGGCGGCACACTGCTGCTCGACGAAATCGGCGATCTGCCACTCGAAAGCCAGGCGAGCCTGCTGCGCTTTCTGCAGGAAGGCAAGATCGAGCGCCTGGGCGGCCACGAATCGATTCCGGTCGACGTGCGGATCATTTCGGCGACCCACGTCGACCTTGAAGGCGCGATGCGCGAAGGACAGTTCCGTGCCGACCTGTTTCACCGCCTGTGCGTGCTGCGGGTGGACGAACCGCCGTTGCGGGCGCGCGGCAAAGATATTGAAATCATCGCGCATCACATCCTGCACAAGTTCAAGACCGATAGCGCACGCAAGATCCGCGGCTTCACGCCGTCGGCGATCGAAGCGCTGCACAACTACAACTGGCCTGGCAATGTGCGCGAGCTGATCAACCGGGTACGCCGCGCGATCGTGATGGCGGAAAACAAGCTGATTTCCGCCGACGACCTCGATCTCGCGCAGTTCACCGCACAACAGACCGTGACGCTCTCGCAAGCGCGCGAAGCCGCCGAGAAGCGCGCGATCGAAGCGGCGCTGCTGCGGCACCGCCATCGGCTGAATGAGGCGGCGGTGGATCTCAACATCTCGCGCGTGACGCTGTACCGGCTGATGGGCCACCACGGACTGCGGGAACTGAGTGCGGCCGACGAGAAGGCGGCGATTGAAGCGTTCGCCGCCGACGAGGCGCCGCACAAATGA
- a CDS encoding Putative signal transducing protein yields MKLMRAPNLIIGQHWVNVLETAGIACELHNRYLNGALGDIPADQCAPELWLVDERDEVMARRLIDAASHGPAAGTPSWQCRQCGETLEAQFTVCWQCGTARNPLDG; encoded by the coding sequence ATGAAATTGATGCGCGCGCCGAATCTGATCATCGGACAGCATTGGGTCAATGTGCTGGAGACGGCAGGCATCGCTTGCGAGTTGCATAACCGTTACCTGAACGGCGCGCTCGGCGATATTCCGGCGGATCAGTGCGCGCCGGAGCTGTGGCTTGTCGATGAACGCGACGAAGTGATGGCGCGGCGCCTGATCGATGCGGCTTCGCATGGACCGGCCGCGGGCACGCCTTCATGGCAATGCCGACAGTGCGGGGAGACGCTCGAGGCGCAGTTCACGGTGTGCTGGCAGTGTGGAACGGCACGCAATCCGCTGGATGGGTGA
- a CDS encoding adenosylcobinamide-phosphate synthase has translation MTFFSVLLALIIEQVRALSLNNPVAALLQYHAESAAHGFDAGKPKHGLLAWLVVVVPWTLAVALIYYVLYHIHFALAFLWNVAVLYFTLGFRQFSHYFTDIHLALNNDDVPRAREILHEWTGLDTVDMPVSEIVRHTLIHAVVASHRHVFGVFFWFLIPVGPAGAVLYRIAEYLARTWARPVDDRTAAFSSFAQRAFFVIDWVPARLTSLGFAIVGNFEDAIYAWRNHARQWPDANDGVLLAAGSGALGARLSGPLAEPSSLDALATGDGGPMQVGDDCTPRTLQSAVGLVWRAVVLWMILLLMLTIAVWLA, from the coding sequence ATGACTTTTTTCTCCGTATTGCTGGCTCTGATTATTGAACAGGTCCGCGCGCTGTCGCTGAACAATCCGGTGGCGGCATTGCTTCAATACCATGCGGAGTCGGCGGCGCACGGATTCGATGCCGGCAAGCCCAAGCATGGCTTGCTCGCGTGGCTCGTGGTGGTGGTGCCCTGGACGCTGGCCGTCGCGCTCATCTACTACGTGCTTTATCACATTCACTTTGCGCTGGCGTTCCTGTGGAACGTCGCGGTGCTGTACTTCACCCTCGGCTTTCGGCAGTTCAGCCATTACTTCACCGATATCCACCTCGCGTTGAACAACGACGATGTGCCGCGCGCGCGTGAAATCCTGCATGAATGGACCGGGCTCGACACCGTCGACATGCCCGTCAGCGAAATCGTGCGTCATACGCTGATTCACGCGGTGGTGGCCTCGCACCGGCATGTGTTCGGCGTGTTCTTCTGGTTCCTGATTCCGGTTGGGCCGGCGGGTGCGGTGCTGTATCGGATTGCCGAATATCTGGCGCGTACGTGGGCACGGCCGGTCGACGATCGTACCGCCGCGTTTTCGAGTTTCGCGCAGCGCGCCTTCTTCGTGATCGACTGGGTGCCGGCGCGGCTCACCTCGCTGGGCTTTGCTATCGTCGGTAATTTCGAGGACGCGATTTATGCATGGCGCAATCACGCGCGGCAGTGGCCGGATGCGAACGACGGCGTGTTGCTGGCCGCGGGCAGCGGGGCGCTGGGTGCGCGTCTGAGCGGGCCGCTCGCCGAACCGTCGAGCCTCGACGCGCTGGCTACCGGCGACGGCGGCCCGATGCAGGTTGGCGACGACTGCACACCGCGCACGCTGCAGTCGGCGGTGGGTCTCGTGTGGCGCGCGGTGGTGCTGTGGATGATCTTGCTGTTGATGCTGACGATTGCCGTTTGGCTCGCCTGA
- a CDS encoding dihydrofolate reductase: MTTLTLIVARANNGVIGRDNQLPWRLPEDLAFFKRTTMGAPIIMGRKTHESIGRPLPGRRNIVVTRDAARRFQGCDAATTLEDALKLAAQDQAPEAFLIGGAQLYAEGLRQADKLIITEISADFEGDATFPELDESEWEEVAHETHRADAPNDFDYAFVTYKRKGA; the protein is encoded by the coding sequence ATGACGACGCTCACCCTGATCGTCGCTCGCGCCAATAACGGCGTGATCGGCCGCGACAACCAGTTGCCCTGGCGACTTCCCGAAGACCTCGCGTTCTTCAAGCGCACCACGATGGGCGCGCCCATCATCATGGGCCGCAAGACGCATGAATCGATCGGCCGGCCATTGCCGGGACGCCGCAACATTGTCGTGACACGGGATGCCGCGCGGCGCTTTCAGGGCTGCGACGCGGCCACCACGCTCGAGGACGCACTGAAGCTCGCCGCGCAGGACCAGGCGCCGGAAGCGTTTCTGATTGGCGGCGCGCAGCTGTATGCGGAAGGATTGCGTCAGGCCGACAAGCTGATCATCACGGAGATTTCCGCCGACTTCGAAGGCGACGCCACGTTCCCCGAGCTCGATGAAAGCGAGTGGGAAGAAGTCGCGCATGAAACGCATCGCGCGGATGCCCCGAATGACTTCGATTACGCGTTCGTGACGTATAAGCGCAAAGGCGCTTGA
- a CDS encoding sigma54 specific transcriptional regulator, Fis family, translating into MEPATRQLIYVSRDPSAELNTRFHQRGWHVEVVGSARDVRRAVRAGMAAGGLLDLSSDFQPHEIAAFESCLTMPNVGWVAATTPGQLQDAALRRLVRDYCFDYVTVPYSGDRIVDSVGHAYGMISLGEPASNDGSQGAEGEMVGSCDAMLALFRSIRKVAMTDAPVFISGESGTGKELTAVAIHERSARRNAPFVPINCGAIPPHLLQSELFGYERGAFTGANQRKIGRVEAANGGTLFLDEIGDLPLESQASLLRFLQERKVERLGGHGSIDVDVRIISATHVDMTAAMIEGRFRSDLYHRLCVLQIDEPPLRARGKDIELLARHMLERFKKDASRRLRGFAPDAIAALHNYGWPGNVRELINRVRRAIVMSEGRAITARDLELAEYVEIVPVSLAQAREAAERQAIELALLRHRGRLGDAAQELGISRVTLYRLLCSHGMRHMEGEPLNTPHGELPASVPHL; encoded by the coding sequence ATGGAACCCGCAACGCGGCAACTGATTTACGTTTCACGCGATCCGAGCGCGGAGCTGAACACGCGCTTCCATCAGCGCGGCTGGCATGTCGAAGTCGTGGGGTCGGCGCGCGATGTGCGCCGTGCTGTTCGCGCTGGAATGGCGGCTGGCGGCTTGCTGGATCTGTCTAGCGATTTTCAGCCACATGAAATCGCCGCCTTCGAGTCCTGCCTGACCATGCCGAACGTCGGCTGGGTCGCGGCGACCACGCCCGGGCAATTGCAGGACGCGGCCTTGCGCCGGCTGGTACGGGACTATTGTTTCGACTATGTAACGGTGCCTTACTCGGGCGACAGGATTGTCGATTCGGTCGGTCATGCATACGGCATGATTTCGCTTGGCGAGCCGGCATCGAACGACGGTTCGCAAGGCGCTGAAGGCGAAATGGTCGGATCGTGCGACGCGATGCTCGCGCTGTTCCGTTCGATCCGCAAAGTGGCGATGACCGACGCGCCGGTGTTCATTTCAGGGGAATCGGGCACGGGCAAGGAGTTGACCGCAGTCGCGATCCACGAACGCTCGGCGCGCCGCAATGCGCCTTTTGTGCCGATCAACTGCGGGGCGATTCCGCCGCATCTGTTGCAATCCGAACTATTTGGCTATGAGCGCGGCGCGTTCACCGGCGCCAATCAGCGCAAGATCGGCCGCGTGGAAGCGGCCAATGGCGGCACGCTGTTTCTCGACGAAATTGGCGATCTGCCGCTCGAAAGCCAGGCGAGCCTGCTGCGCTTCCTGCAGGAACGCAAAGTGGAGCGGCTGGGCGGCCACGGTTCGATCGACGTCGACGTGCGCATCATCTCGGCGACTCACGTGGATATGACGGCCGCGATGATCGAAGGGCGGTTCCGCTCTGACTTGTATCACCGCCTGTGCGTGCTGCAAATCGACGAACCCCCGTTGCGGGCACGTGGTAAGGATATCGAACTGCTTGCGCGGCACATGCTGGAACGTTTCAAGAAAGATGCAAGCCGCCGTCTGCGCGGTTTCGCGCCCGACGCCATCGCGGCGCTGCATAACTACGGCTGGCCGGGCAACGTGCGCGAATTGATCAACCGCGTGCGGCGCGCCATCGTGATGTCGGAAGGGCGCGCGATCACAGCCCGCGATCTTGAGTTGGCCGAGTATGTGGAGATCGTGCCGGTGTCGCTCGCCCAGGCGCGCGAAGCGGCCGAACGTCAGGCAATCGAACTCGCGCTCCTGCGTCATCGCGGTCGTCTCGGCGACGCCGCCCAGGAACTCGGCATTTCGCGCGTGACGCTGTACCGTCTGCTGTGCTCACATGGCATGCGCCATATGGAAGGCGAACCGCTGAACACGCCGCACGGCGAGTTGCCGGCCTCGGTACCGCATCTTTGA
- a CDS encoding ribosome biogenesis GTPase → MSARSPKAPRAPSSTRVAGLVIAAHGRHYMVAPEDGSPMLQCFPRGKRSEVAVGDRVIYEPTSADQGVIVEIGERRNLLYRSDQYKSKLFAANLDQLLVVLATEPHFSEDLLGRALVAAEANELKPLIVLNKTDVTGALEGARKRLEPYRALGYTVVEVSIKTQPDAARPALLEHLQGHSTLLLGQSGMGKSTLVNLLIPDAEVATREISTALNSGRHTTTFTRLYPLPGGDGGALIDSPGFQEFGLHHLTEGRLERAFPEFRPLLPNCRFYNCHHLQEPGCAILEAVADGGIRRERHALYAQLVHEASQIVR, encoded by the coding sequence ATGAGCGCCCGCTCCCCGAAAGCGCCGCGCGCGCCGTCCAGCACGCGCGTAGCAGGGCTCGTGATTGCCGCCCATGGGCGCCACTACATGGTCGCGCCGGAAGACGGCAGCCCGATGCTCCAGTGCTTCCCGCGCGGCAAGCGCAGCGAAGTAGCGGTCGGCGATCGCGTGATTTACGAACCGACTTCGGCGGATCAGGGCGTGATCGTCGAGATCGGCGAGCGGCGCAATCTGCTATATCGCTCGGATCAGTACAAATCGAAACTCTTTGCTGCGAACCTCGATCAGTTGCTGGTCGTGCTCGCGACCGAGCCGCACTTCAGCGAGGACCTGCTTGGACGGGCGCTGGTCGCCGCTGAGGCGAACGAGCTGAAGCCGTTGATCGTGCTGAACAAGACCGACGTGACCGGCGCGCTGGAGGGTGCGCGCAAGCGGCTCGAGCCGTACCGCGCGCTCGGCTACACCGTGGTCGAAGTGTCGATCAAGACGCAGCCTGATGCCGCGCGACCCGCTTTGCTCGAGCATCTGCAAGGTCACTCGACGCTGCTGCTCGGGCAGTCGGGCATGGGCAAATCGACGTTGGTGAATCTGCTGATTCCAGATGCCGAAGTCGCCACGCGTGAGATCTCAACCGCGTTGAACAGCGGCCGGCATACCACCACGTTCACGCGGCTCTACCCTTTGCCCGGTGGCGACGGCGGTGCGTTGATCGATTCGCCGGGCTTCCAGGAATTCGGTCTGCATCATCTGACCGAAGGCCGGCTCGAACGCGCATTTCCCGAGTTCCGGCCGTTGCTGCCGAACTGCCGCTTCTACAACTGCCATCACTTGCAGGAGCCGGGCTGCGCGATTCTCGAAGCGGTCGCTGATGGCGGAATCCGGCGCGAACGGCATGCCCTGTATGCGCAACTGGTGCACGAAGCCAGCCAGATCGTGCGCTGA
- a CDS encoding STE24 endopeptidase gives MPTLYFTVLFVVAVVAMVGTKLWLASRQIRFVAGHREQVPSQFAGTIALTAHQRAADYTVERTRLTMIEIVVGAAVLIGLTLLGGVQALDLAISDWLGRGYAGQIALVAAVIAITSAIDLPFEYYRQFVVEQRFGFNRMSKGIFFLDRLKGVLLGAAFGLPLLFVVLWLMNQAGSLWWLWTWIVWVAFQLLVLILYPSFIAPLFNKFEPLKDEALKSRIEALMKRCGFAAKGLFVMDGSRRSAHGNAYFTGFGAAKRIVFFDTLLARLSGNEIEAVLAHELGHFKRRHVIKRMVVMFAISLVMLALLGWLTQCVWFYEGLGVRPSLIGGNSGLALVLFFLALPVFLFFVTPLGSLSSRKHEFEADAFAATQTDAQDLVNALVKLYEDNASTLTPDPLYTAFYYSHPPASQRIDRLLRHA, from the coding sequence ATGCCTACCCTGTACTTCACTGTTCTGTTCGTCGTCGCCGTCGTGGCGATGGTCGGCACCAAACTGTGGCTCGCGTCGCGGCAGATCCGCTTCGTCGCCGGCCATCGTGAGCAGGTGCCGAGCCAGTTTGCCGGCACCATCGCGCTCACCGCGCACCAGCGCGCCGCCGACTACACCGTCGAACGCACGCGACTGACAATGATCGAGATCGTCGTCGGCGCGGCCGTGCTGATCGGTCTGACGCTGCTGGGCGGCGTGCAGGCGCTCGATCTGGCGATCTCCGACTGGCTTGGCCGCGGCTACGCCGGTCAGATCGCGCTGGTCGCGGCGGTGATCGCGATCACCAGCGCGATCGATCTGCCGTTCGAGTACTACCGGCAATTCGTGGTCGAGCAACGCTTTGGCTTCAACCGGATGAGCAAGGGTATTTTCTTCCTCGACCGTCTCAAGGGCGTCCTGCTCGGCGCCGCGTTCGGGTTGCCGCTGCTGTTTGTCGTGCTGTGGCTGATGAACCAGGCGGGCAGCCTGTGGTGGCTGTGGACTTGGATCGTCTGGGTCGCGTTTCAGTTGCTCGTGCTGATACTGTATCCGTCGTTTATCGCACCGCTCTTCAACAAGTTCGAGCCGCTCAAGGACGAAGCGTTGAAAAGCCGCATCGAAGCGCTGATGAAGCGCTGCGGGTTCGCCGCCAAGGGCCTGTTCGTGATGGACGGCAGCCGCCGTTCGGCACACGGCAATGCGTATTTCACCGGCTTCGGCGCGGCCAAGCGGATCGTGTTCTTCGACACGCTGCTCGCGCGCCTGTCGGGCAACGAGATCGAAGCGGTGCTCGCGCACGAACTCGGCCACTTCAAGCGCCGTCACGTGATCAAGCGGATGGTCGTCATGTTCGCGATCAGTCTCGTGATGCTCGCCCTGCTCGGCTGGCTGACGCAATGCGTGTGGTTCTATGAAGGATTGGGTGTGCGGCCGTCGCTGATCGGCGGCAATAGCGGCCTCGCGCTGGTGCTGTTCTTCCTCGCGCTGCCGGTGTTCCTGTTCTTCGTCACGCCGCTTGGCAGCCTGAGCTCGCGCAAGCACGAGTTCGAAGCCGACGCCTTCGCCGCGACGCAAACCGATGCGCAAGACCTCGTCAACGCGCTCGTCAAGCTGTATGAGGACAACGCGTCGACCCTGACGCCGGATCCGCTCTACACCGCCTTCTATTACTCGCATCCGCCGGCGTCGCAGCGGATCGACCGCCTGCTGCGGCACGCATGA
- a CDS encoding thymidylate synthase yields MKQYLDLVRTILDTGTWQENRTGIRTISMPGAMLRFDLQQGFPAVTTKKLAFKSAVGELVGFLRASRSAADFRDLGCKVWDANANQNPQWLANPYREGPDDLGDVYGVQWRQWPAYKVLDAGASAQLADATARGFQVVTEFEEDGSPKVLLYKAIDQLRQCLDTIMQNPADRRILFHAWNPAVLDQIALPACHLLYQFLPNVARREISLCLYIRSNDVGLGTPFNLTEGAALLHLVGRLTGYTPRWFTYFIGDAHIYENQLDMLQQQLTREPYESPAFVISDRVPDYAKTGVYEPEWLEKIEPSDFSLVGYRHHEPLTAPMAV; encoded by the coding sequence ATGAAACAATACCTCGACCTCGTCCGCACGATTCTCGACACCGGCACGTGGCAGGAGAACCGCACCGGCATCCGCACCATCAGCATGCCGGGCGCCATGTTGCGCTTCGACCTCCAGCAGGGCTTTCCCGCCGTCACCACGAAAAAGCTGGCGTTCAAGTCGGCGGTGGGCGAACTGGTGGGGTTTCTGCGCGCTTCGCGCAGCGCCGCGGATTTCCGCGATCTGGGCTGTAAGGTGTGGGACGCGAACGCCAACCAGAATCCGCAATGGCTGGCCAATCCGTATCGCGAGGGCCCGGATGATCTCGGCGACGTGTATGGCGTGCAGTGGCGCCAGTGGCCGGCCTACAAGGTGCTGGACGCAGGCGCCAGCGCGCAACTGGCCGACGCCACGGCGCGTGGCTTCCAGGTGGTGACGGAATTCGAGGAAGACGGCAGCCCCAAGGTCCTGCTGTACAAGGCGATCGACCAGTTGCGGCAGTGTCTCGACACGATCATGCAGAACCCCGCCGACCGGCGGATTTTGTTTCATGCCTGGAACCCCGCCGTGCTGGACCAGATCGCGCTGCCGGCTTGTCACCTGCTTTATCAGTTCCTGCCGAATGTCGCGCGGCGTGAAATCTCGCTGTGTTTGTACATTCGCAGCAACGATGTCGGCCTCGGCACGCCGTTCAATCTGACCGAAGGCGCGGCGTTGCTGCATCTGGTCGGCCGCCTGACGGGTTATACGCCGCGTTGGTTCACCTACTTCATCGGCGACGCGCACATCTACGAGAACCAGCTCGATATGCTGCAGCAACAGCTCACGCGCGAGCCGTACGAAAGCCCTGCTTTCGTGATTTCGGACCGTGTGCCGGACTATGCGAAAACCGGCGTCTATGAGCCGGAATGGCTGGAAAAGATCGAGCCGTCGGATTTCTCGCTGGTTGGCTACCGGCATCACGAGCCGCTGACAGCGCCGATGGCGGTCTGA
- a CDS encoding oligoribonuclease: MTDILASTEQPPLVRSDMNLVWLDMEMTGLEPDTDRIIEIAVVVTNSTLDRLVEGPVLAIHQSDETLAKMDQWNQNTHGRSGLIDRVKASTVSEADATEQIRDFLSAYVPPGKSPMCGNSICQDRRFMARWMPDLERFFHYRNLDVSTLKELCRRWQPAIYKGFQKRAMHTALADIHESIDELKYYREHFLIPAASQVPETPAE; this comes from the coding sequence ATGACTGACATCCTCGCCTCCACCGAACAGCCGCCGCTCGTGCGCAGCGACATGAATCTCGTCTGGCTGGACATGGAAATGACCGGGCTCGAACCGGACACCGACCGCATCATCGAAATCGCGGTAGTCGTGACGAATTCGACGCTCGACCGGCTGGTTGAAGGGCCGGTGCTGGCGATTCATCAGAGCGACGAGACGCTCGCCAAAATGGATCAGTGGAACCAGAACACGCATGGCCGCTCGGGCCTGATCGACCGCGTCAAGGCGTCGACGGTGAGCGAGGCCGACGCCACCGAGCAGATTCGCGACTTTCTTAGCGCTTATGTCCCGCCGGGCAAATCGCCGATGTGCGGCAACTCGATCTGCCAGGACCGCCGCTTCATGGCGCGCTGGATGCCGGATCTGGAGCGCTTCTTCCACTACCGCAATCTCGACGTCAGCACCCTGAAAGAACTGTGCCGCCGCTGGCAGCCGGCCATCTATAAGGGCTTCCAGAAGCGTGCGATGCACACGGCGCTGGCGGACATCCATGAATCGATCGACGAACTGAAGTACTACCGCGAGCACTTCCTGATTCCGGCGGCCTCGCAGGTCCCGGAAACACCTGCGGAATAA
- a CDS encoding ribosome-associated protein, producing MLICVVTHPAIIARYATLYLAFAEPGVAPAVLGLCHGFAPALSQVAGFASMAKTRARSLVRSSTAGSARAARYNIGMTRKTRIQPIESAEPEVDENGYDRPSKSQLKREMHELQELGSALIALPKDALKRMPMPEKLDDAVREARRITDHEGKRRQVQYVGRVMRSLLDEETAALRTALDTYNGVNKAETAKLHWIERTREKLLADDAALTEFIRQHPNADPQQGRTLIRNARKEAQQSKPPRYFRELFQWIKNADGPSTNTDSDAEDALEDDDDDRDA from the coding sequence ATGCTCATTTGCGTAGTCACGCATCCCGCGATCATAGCAAGGTACGCGACGCTGTACCTGGCATTCGCTGAGCCTGGCGTTGCTCCGGCGGTGCTCGGGCTTTGTCACGGCTTTGCCCCGGCTTTGTCCCAGGTTGCCGGGTTTGCCTCGATGGCCAAAACCCGCGCGCGAAGCCTTGTGCGCAGCAGCACGGCGGGTTCCGCGCGCGCGGCACGTTACAATATCGGTATGACACGCAAAACCCGCATTCAACCCATTGAGTCCGCCGAGCCGGAAGTCGACGAGAACGGCTACGACCGTCCCAGCAAGTCCCAGCTCAAGCGCGAAATGCACGAGCTGCAGGAACTGGGCTCGGCGCTGATCGCGCTGCCGAAAGACGCGCTCAAGCGCATGCCGATGCCCGAAAAACTCGACGATGCCGTGCGCGAAGCGCGCCGCATCACCGACCACGAGGGCAAGCGCCGCCAGGTGCAGTACGTCGGGCGCGTGATGCGCTCGCTGCTGGACGAGGAAACCGCCGCGCTGCGCACGGCGCTCGACACTTACAACGGCGTCAACAAGGCGGAAACGGCCAAGCTGCACTGGATCGAGCGCACCCGCGAGAAACTGCTCGCCGACGACGCCGCACTGACCGAATTCATCCGCCAGCACCCCAATGCCGACCCGCAGCAGGGCCGCACGCTGATCCGCAACGCCCGCAAGGAAGCGCAGCAAAGCAAGCCGCCGCGCTACTTCCGCGAGTTGTTCCAGTGGATCAAGAACGCCGACGGCCCGTCTACCAACACCGATTCCGATGCAGAAGACGCTCTGGAAGACGACGATGACGACCGCGACGCGTAA
- a CDS encoding molybdopterin adenylyltransferase — MQKTLWKTTMTTATRNVANKVAKKATRQHLDEIVIGLVSISDRASTGVYEDKGIPALQEWLGAALTSPFQVVTRLIQDDAPIISATLIELVDEVGCDLVLTTGGTGPSRRDVTPEATLAVATREMPGFGEQMRQISLNFVPTAILSRQVAVIRETAEHAALIVNLPGQPKSIKETLEGLRDADAGGAVKVPGIFAAVPYCIDLIGGPYVETNADVVKAFRPKNAQRAPRQD, encoded by the coding sequence ATGCAGAAGACGCTCTGGAAGACGACGATGACGACCGCGACGCGTAACGTGGCAAATAAGGTGGCAAAAAAGGCGACCCGTCAGCACCTCGACGAAATCGTGATCGGCCTCGTGTCGATCAGCGACCGGGCGTCCACCGGCGTGTATGAGGACAAAGGCATACCGGCGCTGCAGGAATGGCTCGGCGCCGCCCTGACCTCCCCGTTTCAAGTGGTCACGCGCCTGATTCAGGACGACGCGCCCATCATTTCCGCCACGCTGATCGAACTGGTCGACGAGGTCGGCTGCGATCTGGTGCTGACCACCGGCGGCACCGGCCCGTCGCGCCGGGATGTGACGCCGGAAGCGACTCTGGCTGTCGCTACCAGGGAAATGCCGGGTTTCGGCGAGCAGATGCGGCAAATCAGCCTGAATTTCGTGCCGACCGCGATTCTGTCGCGCCAGGTGGCGGTAATCCGCGAAACCGCGGAGCACGCGGCGCTGATCGTCAACCTGCCGGGGCAGCCGAAGTCGATCAAGGAAACGCTCGAAGGCTTGCGTGACGCAGACGCGGGCGGCGCAGTGAAGGTGCCGGGTATTTTTGCGGCGGTGCCCTATTGCATCGACCTGATCGGCGGTCCGTACGTTGAAACCAACGCCGACGTGGTGAAGGCGTTCCGGCCGAAGAACGCGCAGCGCGCGCCTCGGCAGGATTGA